A stretch of Sphingobacteriales bacterium DNA encodes these proteins:
- a CDS encoding capsular biosynthesis protein encodes MAFFSNILGKERKLKQAEKLPVATDIHSHLIPGIDDGSQSMAESVDLIKEMIGIGFRKIITTPHIMGDYFKNDSEIIRQGLKALRQELEAQKITIDIEVASEYYIDDHFLSLIQKNDLLWFGDKYVLIETNTINFNEYIRTAIFELGLAGYKPVLAHPERYTYMWNNFNRYYELKDMGVYFQINLISLSGFYSQRVKEIAEKLVDEKLVDFIGTDAHEKRYLEAFRQALYSPKMLMLKEMNLLNDTL; translated from the coding sequence ATGGCCTTTTTTTCAAACATTTTAGGTAAGGAAAGAAAACTTAAGCAAGCTGAGAAGCTTCCGGTCGCAACCGATATTCATTCGCATTTAATTCCGGGCATTGATGATGGCAGTCAGTCGATGGCCGAGTCGGTCGATTTAATAAAGGAAATGATAGGTATCGGGTTTAGAAAAATCATTACTACGCCTCATATCATGGGCGATTATTTCAAAAACGACAGTGAAATCATACGGCAGGGATTAAAGGCACTTCGTCAGGAGCTCGAAGCACAGAAAATAACCATAGATATTGAAGTGGCTTCAGAATATTACATTGATGACCATTTTTTATCTTTAATTCAAAAAAACGATTTGCTCTGGTTTGGCGATAAATATGTTTTGATTGAAACCAACACCATCAATTTCAATGAGTATATCCGTACAGCTATTTTCGAACTTGGCCTGGCGGGATATAAACCTGTGCTCGCCCATCCTGAACGATATACCTATATGTGGAACAATTTCAACAGATATTACGAACTGAAAGATATGGGCGTTTATTTTCAGATCAACCTGATTTCATTGTCAGGCTTTTACAGCCAGAGAGTTAAGGAGATAGCGGAAAAACTGGTGGATGAAAAACTGGTAGATTTTATTGGTACCGATGCCCATGAAAAAAGATACCTCGAAGCCTTCAGACAGGCTTTGTATTCTCCTAAAATGCTGATGCTGAAAGAAATGAATTTATTGAACGATACCCTTTAA